A window of Methanobacterium formicicum genomic DNA:
GAGCTGTTGAAAATCTCAGGAGATGAAGTGTAAATATCAAAAATGCTCCCCGGGACCCGTGCACTAACCGGCAGGAGACTGAATAATAGATCTCTAACTTCAGCTTCGTATTCGGACGTGAGTGTAAATTCCTCAGGCACACCAACCCATTCCTTCTGAACCCGTGACTGGAAGTAGGTGATGGTTGCCCAGTAAATGAAATCATTTCGAAAGAATATATTGAATATAGCCTTAGGCATGATGGGGCCCTTCCCCGGGGCTGCAGGAGAAACAAGAATAAGTGCTGAAACACGCTCGGGGTGACGCAAGGTGAACTGTATGGATGATGTTGAACCGGCAGAATAACCAACCAAAGCTGTCTTCTCGATATCAAGGTAGTCTAAAAGAGAAGCGTAGATATCAGCCTGCATTGCTACACTGGCTTTCTTGGGTATAGATGAACGCAGATAACCAAACCGTGAAACCGATATAACCTGGAACTTTGCATCGATGGTCTTATTTGCCATCATCAAACCCTGATCAAAGCCACCAGCATTGCCATGCACGGCCAGTATGGGATAACCCTCCCCGGTTCTAGCATACTCGATTGATCCATGGTTAGTATCAATCACCTTGCTGTCCAGGTTGTGGATATACTCCCTTATCCTTTGCATTTCACTATGGAAACGGGTCATTCTGGCAC
This region includes:
- a CDS encoding alpha/beta fold hydrolase — encoded protein: MKHNLGSGARMTRFHSEMQRIREYIHNLDSKVIDTNHGSIEYARTGEGYPILAVHGNAGGFDQGLMMANKTIDAKFQVISVSRFGYLRSSIPKKASVAMQADIYASLLDYLDIEKTALVGYSAGSTSSIQFTLRHPERVSALILVSPAAPGKGPIMPKAIFNIFFRNDFIYWATITYFQSRVQKEWVGVPEEFTLTSEYEAEVRDLLFSLLPVSARVPGSIFDIYTSSPEIFNSSNDKNYPFEDIKIPTLIISAQDDPLALPENAQALVERIPHAHLLSLLDGGHPLLGHNEKIKSEITRFLHNNNVSIDI